From the genome of Athalia rosae chromosome 3, iyAthRosa1.1, whole genome shotgun sequence:
GTCGATCCCATATAAATTCTTCCAAATCATTTTAGGCATGACACTTGAGACCAAAAATCTTTATTATAGCACCTGCAACCTTAAATCAAAAATCTAACTTTATTAGGTTTTTCAAGCAGCGCACAATTGGATCGCTCATGATATACCAGGGAGACGTTGTTATGTATTTGAGGTGCTGCGTCACGTAAGGCTGCGTCTATGTTCAGTAGCACGTTTAGAAAGAGTGATTTTAGACAGCAAAGATGCAAGTCTAAACGTTGCCCTACGATCTGTATTAAAAGATCTAATAACCAACAAGGGGTGTCTGGTACCTCTTCATGAACAACCTAGACTCTgtgcaaagaaaaatattttagtaATTGGTGGTTCAAAGCGAGAACCTTCCGCCGATAGTTGGGGAAGATCTGCAGAAAGTACTTATGAaactattgaaaaattcgacacATTTACTGGGTAAATATCGAACGTATGGAATTTTTTAGAGCAACCTCTGTTGGAAATAATGTGTATTCAACTAAGCTTACCTATAAACTATTCCAGAGAATGGAGCGAAGTGGCACCCATTGGTATAGGAAGAATATTACCTGGCACAGCATTACTGGATGGCAAAGTATACGTTGTAGGTGGTGAATTGGAATCATGCATAATAGCAAATGGCGAATGTTACGATCCTCGAGACAACGTTTGGACCTCTATTGCCTGTATGATAGAACCACGCTGTGAATTCGGTCTCTGCGCTATAGACAATAGTTTGTATGCGTTTGGTGGGTGGGTTGGCGAAGACATTGGTGGCTCTATCGAGACATATGACCCAATCGCAAATACCTGGACTGTACACGGAGAGCTTCCAGAACCTCGTTTCAGCATGGGTGTTGTCGCGTACGAAGGTAAACTGATTTTGAATTTAAGTAACTCACTGTTGCATTGGAATTATGAATGCTTACCAAAGAGAGGAAATCTTACCACATGCTCAGAATCACCAGGACCACTATTCATATGTTTTAAATGACAGGCTTGATCTACATTGTTGGCGGTTGTACCCATATCAGCCGACATCGTCAGGATGTAATGGCCTATAATCCAGTGACAAGAGAATGGAGTTTTCTCGCACCGATGTTGACTCCTCGTATGCAAATGGGTATCGCTATACTTGATGGTTACATTTACGTTGTTGGTGGGATCAATAAAAATCAGGAGGTCTTGACATCTGTTGAAAGATATTCATTTGAAAAGGTAAGTTTCCGCAATTGTAATTCTCGCTCTATTTCGAAATCGTTAGTGCGTTGCTCTGAGCCAATCATATTTCACAGAACAAATGGTCTACAGTTGCTCCAATGAATGTCGGGCGTGCATATCCCGCAGTAGCTGCAGCCGACGGTCGGTTGTATGTGATAGGGGGAGACCAATCGCgtgagataaatttttatcgaactcAAATAACAATTTCCACAGTTGAATGTTACGATCCTCATTCTAACGTATGGCATGAATGTGCCTCTCTGCCGACGAGCAGGGGTGAGGCCGCAGCGATAATTGCACCCTTCTGATTATGATTTAATGCCTGTTCTACTCGGTTTGTGTATTCAAAACTTTTGGGCTATTATGCAGACTTAGTTGAGTGGGCTTTCTTTGGAAGATATAACCGCccaaaacaaaaatatcttTGTGATTCTTAACGGTCATGAGACTTGCTTCATCCAACCATATTTGGTATTGTGTGCTAAACAGGCAGAaaagcaatttttattttttgtcaggTGGATGTTGTAAGTAAATCTTCATAAGGTACATAAGATTAGCGCTTTCCTACATGCGACTCTGTACTTCtatatttctatattatacatacatatgtatacatacaatataccgTAGTCACGTCAGtttgtgatatttttcattacacaTGTGAATTGGTAACTCTTTTCAGGGTAATATGCTCTTTTGCATTTTATATTCAGAGATCACATAAGTAGAAATTGAAATCCGTTTGAAAAGGTGTTAACTGCATCGGACATTTCTATTGATTGTTATTCTTAAGATCCCTAACATCTATTGATGGTCCCTattaattgtgaaaattcgTGCAAGTCAAATGCTTTGTCGATATTTGTCTTTCACACACAAAAACCTTGTTATCCTACCTTTGCTAATTTGGAAATTTGCGACTTAaacaggtgaataaaaaacagaTCTCTTGTTGCTTAAGGTGGTTCTTTCGGTGTGACGTTATAGTTGTAACAGATTTGCCTAATGTTATGTGGATAGCATCCTTATAACGCTTGCTTATATTCATTGACCTTGAATATCATGGTTCTATGACTTGTTGCATATAGAAAGAGAGATGGTAATATTCTAAATATTTTGTGAACTTTCTGTTCGGAATTTTCGGCAAATGATGTTAAATCTATATTCATAGTCCAACTATGGTCAAAGGCATCACAAAAATATAGTAGTcgataaaactttgaaaatcattGCATGCAAGAAATATTCAGGGGTACTGGGATGGAATTGCttgcgaaaataaataaatcttagaaaataaatgatattcaTATTGAAGGTGCGCCCAGAGtgtaaaatatcaaaaatcacGGGATTTTTTTGCAGGGAATAacgtatattttctctttttgaaaattatttgaactaGTACGTAGATATAATGAAGAGGGTAACTTGTGCAAGAGAGGTTTTGTTTTACTTATGTGCTGCAATAATCTCATCCGATAGGATATTGCCATTTTCATATGTgcaattttatatgtataatcatgAAAACCTTCATAATTATAGTaagataattttaattatgtggagagtatgaaatattattcccTTTTATCTACTGTAATAATGAACTTTGCGAGTGACTGGTAATTTTTAACACTTATATTGTTGCCAGTACTTCCGTTGAAACGGTTTAAAAAttagtaattatttattggagTTGTGCGCTGCATTATTTTAATCTGGAAAAATTAACACATGAAATAAATCTATCAATGAAATATCTCAATTTccaacttgaaaaaaaaaaaaaaaattaaaattaaaggCTATTGTATAATATCAGAATTCATATATCCCTTGTTAAGTCAATTGACGAAATTCTTCACTTATCGAAATTGTTTTCTCTATCTGAAATCATAATTCATCATCGCATGTGGAATATTATCATAAAATTGACAACCATCTGTGATAGTGAAGTATTATTCAATGATATTATTACGTTTTATTGTCGTTCAattcataaagaaaaaataaaatgtacacATGGTATCGAAGGGATATTTAGGTAACTTGCGGTAAAAGTGTGATTAAATTTGATTCCGAAAATTCGGCGTTTCAAGTTTGTTATACAGTGACAAGACCTATCAATGCTTGCATTATTGCagtagacggaaaaaaaaaaaaaaaaaaaaatacttcgaaTGTTTCGTTGATCGATAATAACACTATTTAATTAGGGATATGTTAGATAAATTTTGTCAGCTGTTTCAGGCACACTGCTATATTTACTCTGTTCTGTGACGGCCTTCATTAATACACTTCAACTAAGTATGTTTAAACGTTGAGATATAATTTCATTGCTGTAAAGATTGAATGCTAGCTTTGCAGGAATTAAAGAAAAGTGTACAATAATTTTGCCACTGGTGTGTGGCTGATCGTCAGTGCAATTAAAGGAATTGTGTGAcgttaatatacatatagattgtacgtacatacataaattacTGCACCAAAGAAGGAAGCATAATAAACACTTGACGGTACTCATATTATCTAGGCTCTCAAACTATTCGTGTACAATAgttaatgaattgaaaatccgTGAAGGTTAATTACCAACTTGCAATCTTGCGTTTAAgtcaattttatacataatatttttaGCTCCGTGACAACTATAACATGTGTGCAAATGCTTTTTAACAGATTGAGTATTGCGCGATATTGAATGTAATAGTCGAATactcgtacatacatacatacacttacgaaattgtaaaatattacATTATCataaacatacatacatattaagTCTTAAAAACATGGACGTTTTACacagtatacctatacatacaatattgaACACTGTCATAactatgtaaaataaattttccgaaaatttattattcgcagttttttttaaattcgaggTGCAGACACTGGGTGCAGATAATGAAACGTTAACTTTTGACCTCTTCACGGTTGATTTCTGCATTCACTTGTTCCCATCTTCCTTTTCCATATACTCGTTCCGTCATAATTAcacgtatttatatgtatgtatatgctgTTTTCAACATTTGGAGGTCATATCAAGAAAGTgacgttaattattttgtttcgatAATGAAACATTTATTCGGTGTAATTACATGTAATTACAGTtatagtttgaaaaaaggTGTGAATACAGGGTGAGACAGCCACTGGGTTGTTTCCAGAAGACGATAAAGCGACAGAGGTAGCGTAGGAAATGCGCCCATGAAAAACTTCTGGATGGTGGATGGGCAAGGTGTTGGCTTCGATTTCAATAGCTTTCTCACAAATACTAGTAGCCCTGTTGGTGAATCCGAGTATTCATCTTCATTTATCATCAATGTGGGAAACTGTGTTTGCACCGCCGACAACTGTTGAAAAAGTAagatttttacatattttcaatctgtgtgtgtatatagttGTTTCTTGATCATtcaagttttacaattttctccATATAATTTCTCCAACAGTGCTTACCCAGTCCCCCGGAACTTGCTGGGCTACAGCTTTGGCTTCCAAATCTCCATGTACTGCATCTAATGGAAGTGGCAGATCTGTACCATCGGCAGTGATTCCAGCACAAGCAAGTAGGAATgaccatttctttttcgtatcCCAGAAACAAACATGCCTGAATTTAATGTGCCAATTAATCAATCTAATCAACTAACTTGAAGTGAAAATGTTTGTGTCAACTTTTTATGGCAACTCGAGTTTCATCACTAATAATTGCGTTTTTGTTTTGTCTGCCTGAATTTATGTTCCATAGTAGTACCAATTTTGCAAAATAGTCTTACGTAAGAATTTGATTGATGGATGGACGATCCACCGGGTCAAATACCAACATCCATGACATAAGATCGCTGATTTCACAGTCATCATATTGAATTCTTGGATATCCCTTTATAATActctcaattatttcaccggTTTGAGTACCAAAAGGGTGAAGGCCACCAGTTAATATAAAGTGCACCATCATACCAGACACCTGTATGTCTGTGGCACAAGTGCAGTTGAACGATTCCCCATCTTCATATGCCTCATAACTTTCCCTCGCAAACCAAATCATAGACGAACTTGGTGGACGGCTACACCAATATAAAGATTTCCATAAACCAAATTCAGCTAATCTCAGTACTCCTGCTCGATCAATCATCAAATTTGATGGCTTGATGTTTCCATGGATAACAGGCACGTTGTGACTGTGTAAAAAACTTAGTCCTGCCAAAAATTGTTTCACGAGTACTAACGATCGTTGTTTTAGTCCCGCACTCATTTTCAGAAACATCAAATATTCTCCAAGATTGTACTCACACAGTGGTGTGCCAAGAATTATTTCTGTACCACCGTCCATGCATATCAGATACGGTAGCAGATGGTTATGTCTAAAGGAGAGCACAGAGGCTAAGGAAGGTAAAATTAGTCGACTATCTTCCTTCTGTATTCTTCTTATGGCAAAAGGACTGCCATCCCGATCTAGACCCACTTCAACAGGTCCAAAATTTCCACCAGGTGATATAGTGTAATGTTTTCTTTGTTCAGTTCCACTGAGAACAATTTGGCTGCTGGGATGACTTCTATGATTATAACGTGCCTTTAATCCGTTTATCAACATATCCCATCGACTAATgtatgtttgattttttgatgcaCCCCAGTTTGTTGGTTGCATGTGAATTTCAAGGGTCCGATCGTTTTCAATTAGACTTGCGGAATCTTTTGAGAATGTCAGTGGTGCTGCTGTGGTTGTATGCATGTGTAAAAATGGGTGCGTAGATAGAATGGAAGAATATACTCCAGTGCTATGCGTTTGCAACATTTCTGCAACGGTATGTGTCGTAGAATTTACGGTAACTTGAGTCTGTAGGGCTTCTATTACTTGAGCTGTGTAAATCGTAGCTTTAGTATTACCCGGGCTAGCCAAACTTTCATCATTATTGCAAGACTGGTGGACCTGAGATTTTAGTGGGTATTGCTCAACAACCGTTTCACCAAAACCGTTATCTGGTACACTTTTGCTACAAAAGTTGTTGGTACTGTATACCGTAGAATGGTGTTGTATTTCTCGAGATTGGTAAGATTCTTGACCATAAATATCACCAATGGATTGATGAACTGAATCAGATTCTTCTTTCATCATTCGTTCGTCACCGATACTTCCATCCTTCTGACTAGAATTGTTGATCTGATCCAGATcttcttttggaaaaatttgataagTAAGTAGGTGTAGATGGAGTAAAGCAATGACGCTTTTGAATTTCTTAACATTTTTATTGGCTGTTTGACGAATCTTTGTCATTAGAGATAGCCAGCTTTCTGTCAATTTCTCGATACAAGTATCTTCCAGTTTGGGTAGTATGGTATTAAGCCTGGCTATCTcttcggtttttattttaagCTGTTCCTCGGTAGTAGCCATATGATCACTTTGCCTACCCTTATACCCTGGGTAACCCAATTCTCGATCACGCTGCCAGTTTCTTTTGTAAGAAGATATAATTCCTTCAAACAATGTCGAGAGATAGGAAATCGTAGTCTCAACATTTCCAATAGCATATTCCTGTAATGAACATAATGAGAGATAATATTACAAAAAATCTGACATATTATCTAAGATTCACAATTCAATGCTAGCTTATAATGTTGATTTTCAATATTACTGACATTTATATTGTCAGTTTCATCCAGGTCATTGGTGTGACCGAGGACAGTTCCGTCATTTGGATAGTCCCTGTTCTCATTCAattgagaaaatgaagaaatagtGTCGCAAGAGGTGCTCGCATTAAGCCCTTGCAAAATACATTCCAATGGTTCATTGAATGTAGGAGATGTCTGAAATTCCTTGGTGCCTCCTACTTCTAACAGCTCCATTTTATTCATAGGGCAACTGTCATCAGTATGAGTTCTTTGGTGTACAGTACCAGTAGAGATCTTTGTCAAGCTCATGTTATTGGCAGTATGTCCTGAAACAGTCTCAATTTTCTCTGCATTCTGTGCAGGCCTCTGTGGACCATTATCATTTGCTCGATGCAACGAGTCGGATACGAGATTTGTCTGAGAACTACTATATTCTAAGTCAAAGCACGCTGTAACATCTCCTGATGGGGTAGATCGAGTACTTGTTGCAACATAGTTAATACCGGCCTCACTTTGAGTAGATGAACTCTTGCGTTCAGTCAGTGTCATGCCTTTTATTTTAGCCAATTTCATCTTCAGCGTTTTAATTTTATGACGTTGTCGTTTTGAAGAACCCACACTTGTGGTTGAGGGATGTTCACCGATGGATCGGTTGCTCTCGTGTCGAGCAGATTCTGGTGGCGATTGTAAAGTTACACTCTTATCACCTTGCTTGTATTTTGATATGAGATAACgaaatttcattgttttaACACAGAGATTACGCTGCCGATCTCTCTTAGTCAGTTTTCGCGATAATTCATTACTTTTCGATGGGCAACCGGAATAATATGGTTCCAGATGGTGATAATTCTTCCTCAACCATTCCCTAGCTTTTCCATGTGCTGTACATTTGGCAAACAGAGGTTCCAACCCAGAAGCCACTACCCAACGAGTCTTTGAGTCTGCAGCATATCTGTTGGAATTCCAGATTCTGTCTTTACTTCTGACGAAATATTCTATCGTCATATCATGTTGATATCAAATTACCGTTTCAATATACGAAGACAAGTATCAGGAAGCCCAGCAGTGGTGAATAAATCCATCAGTTCGGTCTCCGATATGTTAGATATATTTCCACTGGTGCCGCAATTAGAGTAACAAAGTAATTCAATCAAAATTCCTAGTATAGCTTCAAGATGCAACCAATTACACATGTGTTGATCTACCGCCTGTTTCATAACATTATTGGACTGATCAGTTACTTTTATTGAGTACGTTGCCGTTCTCAATTGGTATGAAGAGAATCGAGGGAGCAgtcgaatatatatttactaaaTTATTCCATCTACTTAAGCGGCCAAATAACAGCAATGCAATCTATGGAATGCCAGATAGCTAAATTTAGACGCCCGAAACTGATAATCGGTTTGCAAAGGAAGCCTATTGAGTCGTTATTGAATGAAGAGTGCTCAGATGGAAGgataaacataaataaaaacaaggaGCTTGTTACCTCTTGAATCTTGCCAAAGGCATCTAAATTCAGTAAGATCTTGAGACCAGACTGGATATGCTGGATGAAGAATTCAAATACAGATCGAATTATGGAATTTACCgttgatataaaattattcgccAACACAGGTGGATGGATCAGAAGCTCTAGACGCCTCtgaataagaaatgaaaagattaACGGATAGATTATTTAGAATAGTCAATGAAGGAGTCCGAATTAGGCAATAATCTACCCACCTTCAGATAACTTTCAATGGTCAAGTTCGAGTTTACTGTATTTACAGTACATACGAGCTTCTGCAGCGAGGGATGTGGtgctttaaattttttttgcatgctACAAGCAATCGAGTAACACAGGGCAGTGCAACCTTTCGAATCTTCTTGAAAAACATCAGCATGACTTCGAAGAAGAGCACTTACCATTGATGAGTTTACTCTAATGCCAGCCATCATCAATGGAGTAACACCCTTGGCATTCGCACAGTTCACATTCGCAGtagtttccaaaatttgatcaACCAGAACGTTCCACTGCCTTTTAATGGCATAGTGTAATATAGTGTTGCCTCTTATGTTCCCATGATCGATGTCTATTCTGCTGCTGATTGTCTTCCAAAAATCTAAGAAATCGTTTTCATCCCAACAAGCTGACTGAATAGCGATCAGGGCAGAGTTGTTGATATCATTATCCAGAAGAGTAGGGTCAGCGTCATGCTGAATTAGCACGTTGATTATTTCGAGGTTTTTGTTATGGACCGCCCACATCAGAGGAGTTGACTTATCCTCTGCACAGGAATCTACGTAATGTCCATCCTTTAACAAT
Proteins encoded in this window:
- the LOC105690121 gene encoding actin-binding protein IPP-like → MRLKGKNNNKSFNSVYKVLSRICRAVDKGQLDGFMADGSVPPLKSGHNSKTMGFVAQPMKQVADSSSTLCAVGQYAPKVLKNLNTQRLKNQFSDVGLVAGESIIRAHRSVLAAGSAYFNAMFTGGLVEEQQELVEIHSISAKILSLLIDFIYTGNVEITQDNVQELFAAADMLELDEVVSGCITYLQQQLHSSNALGIYRFAEAHNTPNLLMTALRFIEINFPQVSEEEEFLDLPKEQLVKFISSEYIHIDTEFQVFQAAHNWIAHDIPGRRCYVFEVLRHVRLRLCSVARLERVILDSKDASLNVALRSVLKDLITNKGCLVPLHEQPRLCAKKNILVIGGSKREPSADSWGRSAESTYETIEKFDTFTGEWSEVAPIGIGRILPGTALLDGKVYVVGGELESCIIANGECYDPRDNVWTSIACMIEPRCEFGLCAIDNSLYAFGGWVGEDIGGSIETYDPIANTWTVHGELPEPRFSMGVVAYEGLIYIVGGCTHISRHRQDVMAYNPVTREWSFLAPMLTPRMQMGIAILDGYIYVVGGINKNQEVLTSVERYSFEKNKWSTVAPMNVGRAYPAVAAADGRLYVIGGDQSREINFYRTQITISTVECYDPHSNVWHECASLPTSRGEAAAIIAPF
- the LOC110117227 gene encoding uncharacterized protein LOC110117227 — its product is MSMLFNAAELQKLKQALHVTDVSCVPQLLCAVVLEKSETVKRLLKDGHYVDSCAEDKSTPLMWAVHNKNLEIINVLIQHDADPTLLDNDINNSALIAIQSACWDENDFLDFWKTISSRIDIDHGNIRGNTILHYAIKRQWNVLVDQILETTANVNCANAKGVTPLMMAGIRVNSSMVSALLRSHADVFQEDSKGCTALCYSIACSMQKKFKAPHPSLQKLVCTVNTVNSNLTIESYLKRRLELLIHPPVLANNFISTVNSIIRSVFEFFIQHIQSGLKILLNLDAFGKIQEAVDQHMCNWLHLEAILGILIELLCYSNCGTSGNISNISETELMDLFTTAGLPDTCLRILKRYAADSKTRWVVASGLEPLFAKCTAHGKAREWLRKNYHHLEPYYSGCPSKSNELSRKLTKRDRQRNLCVKTMKFRYLISKYKQGDKSVTLQSPPESARHESNRSIGEHPSTTSVGSSKRQRHKIKTLKMKLAKIKGMTLTERKSSSTQSEAGINYVATSTRSTPSGDVTACFDLEYSSSQTNLVSDSLHRANDNGPQRPAQNAEKIETVSGHTANNMSLTKISTGTVHQRTHTDDSCPMNKMELLEVGGTKEFQTSPTFNEPLECILQGLNASTSCDTISSFSQLNENRDYPNDGTVLGHTNDLDETDNINEYAIGNVETTISYLSTLFEGIISSYKRNWQRDRELGYPGYKGRQSDHMATTEEQLKIKTEEIARLNTILPKLEDTCIEKLTESWLSLMTKIRQTANKNVKKFKSVIALLHLHLLTYQIFPKEDLDQINNSSQKDGSIGDERMMKEESDSVHQSIGDIYGQESYQSREIQHHSTVYSTNNFCSKSVPDNGFGETVVEQYPLKSQVHQSCNNDESLASPGNTKATIYTAQVIEALQTQVTVNSTTHTVAEMLQTHSTGVYSSILSTHPFLHMHTTTAAPLTFSKDSASLIENDRTLEIHMQPTNWGASKNQTYISRWDMLINGLKARYNHRSHPSSQIVLSGTEQRKHYTISPGGNFGPVEVGLDRDGSPFAIRRIQKEDSRLILPSLASVLSFRHNHLLPYLICMDGGTEIILGTPLCEYNLGEYLMFLKMSAGLKQRSLVLVKQFLAGLSFLHSHNVPVIHGNIKPSNLMIDRAGVLRLAEFGLWKSLYWCSRPPSSSMIWFARESYEAYEDGESFNCTCATDIQVSGMMVHFILTGGLHPFGTQTGEIIESIIKGYPRIQYDDCEISDLMSWMLVFDPVDRPSINQILTHVCFWDTKKKWSFLLACAGITADGTDLPLPLDAVHGDLEAKAVAQQVPGDWLSAVQTQFPTLMINEDEYSDSPTGLLVFVRKLLKSKPTPCPSTIQKFFMGAFPTLPLSLYRLLETTQWLSHPVFTPFFKL